The window TGGTACTGCCGTTTGAGAGCGAGTCATAATGTTTATATTTGAGGATATGTATACCGCTTAAAATGTCGTGGAGTGGTTCTTTTACGGTATATTTTTTGATGGATTGGACTTGTTTTGTGGTAGGGTCTATATTTTTCACTTCTATTATATTTTGTTGCCGGTGAAACAATACTATTTCGTGCTTTCTGTATTTATTTTCTTGTATATTTCTATAAAAAAGTATTGGAAAATAAGATTGTGGGTCTATATGAGTAGCCCATTCATCGCTCACATTATAGAAAAGATGTGCGATTCCGGTGGTTTTTCCTGATATTTTCAAGTGGTAATACCTTTGAGAGTTTTTTATTTCTGATGTTTTTTTGAGGGTTGCTTCTCCTACCTTTATTCCTAAAAGAGAAATGATATATTCGGAAGTTTCTGTTTCTCTTGTGCTATAGATATTTTGGGAATAGGGACGGGAATTTATAAAAAGGAGTAAACAGGTGGTACAAATGATACAAAGTTTCATTTTTTGTTTGAAATACTGCTATTGCTTATTGCGAAGAATATTATTAACTATTTCGTATTCGTTAAATGGGTGTTTTATTCCTTGTATATCTTGATATTCCTCGTGTCCTTTTCCTGCGAGGAGTATTATATCTCCCTTTTGGGCAGAGTTTATAGTAGTTTCAATTGCTTCTTTTCTTTCGGGTATAACAAGAACTTTTTTATGTTTTGTATTTTTGTGGATTCCCTTGAGCATTTGGTTTATGATGTCCATTGGATTTTCAAATCGGGGATTATCAGAGGTAAGTATAAGAGTGTGGCTGTATTTATAAGCGATAGAAGCCATTAT is drawn from Chitinophagaceae bacterium and contains these coding sequences:
- a CDS encoding DUF3108 domain-containing protein, with the protein product MKLCIICTTCLLLFINSRPYSQNIYSTRETETSEYIISLLGIKVGEATLKKTSEIKNSQRYYHLKISGKTTGIAHLFYNVSDEWATHIDPQSYFPILFYRNIQENKYRKHEIVLFHRQQNIIEVKNIDPTTKQVQSIKKYTVKEPLHDILSGIHILKYKHYDSLSNGSTITMKGFWEDTTYTLQIRFIGKEYIKTEQGKIHSITIAIFPPANTIFEKNNPIQIWFSNDLKRTLLKIKTKMTIGSLDVNIKK